The DNA window ATTACCAACATCCATTGCATTGGAAAGGGTAGCCACTGTTTCTTTAGGTTCTAAAATTTTTGTTTTTAAATAATAAGGAACAACATCATTAGCATTACAGGCCGCAATAAAATGATCGACTTTCATTCCTCTAAAATGGGCTAGAATTCCGGCGCAGATGTTTCCAAAATTTCCGCTTGGTACACAGATAACAGGATCTCCTTTTTCAGCTTTTTGCCATTTTTTTAAAGCCAGTAAATAATAGATCTGCTGAGGTAGCCATCTTGCAATATTAATAGAATTCGCAGAAGTTAGAAAAATCCTGGAATTAATTTCCTCATCTGAAAAAGCCTGTTTTACAAGATTCTGACAATCATCAAAACTGCCATCCACTTCCAATGCTGTGATATTTTCTCCCAAAGCCGTTAATTGCTTTTCCTGAACAATGCTTACCCTTCCTTTAGGGTAAAGAATAATGACATCGATCCCGGGAACCTTATAAAAGCCACCGGCAACAGCACCTCCGGTATCTCCGGAAGTAGCTACTAAAACCGTAACTTTCTTATCATCATCTTTTAAAAAGTAAGATAGACACAGGCTCATAAACCTTGCGCCAATATCTTTAAAGGCAAGGGTAGGACCATGAAACAATTCAAGTACAGAAATTTTATCATTGATCTTCTTAAGTGGGATCTCAAATGAGATGGTTTCCGAGATCATTTTTCGTAATTCCATTTCAGGAATCTCTTCATCCACAAAATCTTTCATACAGCGAAAGGCAATTTCTTCATCTGAAAACCGGTTGAGATCCCGTATGAAATCTTCATCAAACCGAGGAATCGTTTCAGGAAAGAATAGTCCTTTATTTTTCCCCTGACCTTTAGTAGAAGCTGTTTTAAAATTGACCTGCTCTTCTTTATCTTTTAAATTATAATAATTCATCTTTTATAGTTTTGATTAATGATTATGCTCTATAATGGTAATTCCTGTAGGATTAATATCAGAAACATATCCAAAACTTTCCACTTCAATTTTGTCATAGACGGATTTCATCATCCGGACGATTTCTTCTGCCGTTTCTTTCTTTTCCGTAAGCATAAAAATAGAAGGGCCGGATCCCGAAATGCCGCCACCTAATGCGCCAAGCTCCAAACTCTTTCTTTTAATGGTATCAAATTCCGGAATCAAAATACTTCGGACAGGTTCTACAATCACATCATTTAGACTTCTTCCGATCAGCGATAGATCATTTTTCTCAATACCGGCAATTAACCCGGCAATATTTCCCCATTGCGTTACGGCATCTTTCATCATTATATTTTTCTTCAGTATTTGTCTGGCATCAGACGTTTTCACCTCTACCTGAGGATGAACTGCAGCAACAAACAGATCAGGAGTGTTCAAAGGGATAATATCAATGGGGTTTGAAGATTTTACCAAAGCTATACCTCCATATATGCATGGTGCAATATTATCTGCATGCCTGACTCCGGAAGCTAATTCTTCTCCAAACATGGCAAAATGAATGACCTCATCTCTGGATAAAATATTTCCTAATAAAACATTCGCTGCAAAAGCTGCTCCCGCGGCACTTGCTGCACTGGAACCAAGACCACTGCCTGGTTTTATGTTTTTATGAATAATCACTTCAAATCCATTTTTCAGATTCAGATGCTCCAATATTTTTTTTAATACAACACCTGCTACATTTTTTGAAGCTTCTTCCGGAAGACCAAAGTGATCGGTATGCCGGATGATAATATCAGGTATTTGTGTTATTCTTAATTCCATTTCGTCGTATGGCTCATTAATGGCCATTCCTAAAATGTCAAAACCACAAACCAGATTGGCAATTGTTGCCGGAATTTTAATTTTTATACTTTTCATATTTTATGTTTTTAAACTGAACGAACGATATCTGCAAAAACCCCACTCGCAGTAACTTCAGCACCTGCACCAGCTCCTTTTACCACCAATGGCTGTTCGGAGTATCTTAGAGTTTTGAAAATTACAATATTGTCTTTGCCGTATAGATGATACAAATCGCTGTTGGGACTGATATGCTGTAATCCTACTTTTGCTTTTCCATTGTTAAATTCGGCTACATATTTTAAGATTTTACCTTCTTTTTTAGCCTGATCAAATAAGTTTTTAAAATGATCTTCATATTTCACGAGCATTTTATAAAAATAATCTACATCGCCATTCATACATTCCTCCGGAAGGAAACTGACGTTTTCAATTTCATCAAACTGCAACGGGAAACCAGCTTCACGAGCCAGAATTAAAATTTTCCGTGCGACATCTGTTCCTGCAAGGTCCAGTCTTGGATCAGGTTCGGTAAAACCTTCTTTCTGTGCCTGAGCGACTACTTCAGAAAATGGCTGAGTACCATCATAATGATTGAAAACGAAATTTAAAGTGCCACTTAGCACTGCCAGTATTGAAGTAATAATATCTCCACTTCTAACCAGATCATTTATTGTTCCTATAATAGGTAATCCAGCTCCTACATTGGTTTCAAAGAAAAAGTTACAATTGTGATTTTTTGCAAGATTTTTGAGTTTCTTGTAATTTTCAAAATCTGAAGCCGCAGCAATTTTATTACAAGCCACAATGTTGATACTTTTCTTTAGAAGGTCTTCATAAATTTCGGGAATCTCAGGATTAGCGGTAAGGTCAACAAAAACAGAGTTTCGTAAATTTCGGGTTCTGATTTCCTGACTAAACTGATGGGCAGAAGCAGCCTCTCCATTCTCAAGAAAATGTAGATAATCAGTTTCTGGAATTCCATGGTCTGAAAAGACCATTTTCCGGCTATTTGATAAACCTGCAATTCTAAGATTGATCGACAGATTTTCTATCAGGTATTTGTTCTGTGCGTAAACCTGTTGTATTAACTTAGTTCCTACATTTCCTGTTCCACATATATAAAGATGGACCTGTTTTATTTCGGACTCAAAAAATTCTTCGTGCAGAATATTGACTGCTTTTTTAGTATCAATTTCAGAAATAACAATACTGATGTTTTTTTCTGAAGAGCCTTGCGCAATTGCCCTGATATTAATCCCATTGTTTCCCAGGCAACTGAACATTTTTGCACTAACACCGCTTCTGCTTTTCATATTTTCTCCAACTAACGCCACAATAGAAAGCCTGTCTTCAATTTTTACAGGTTCTATTCTTTTCAGCTTAAAATCATCTTCAAATGCCGAATTGATTGCATTTTCAGCGTGGAAAACTTCTTGTTTATTAATAGCAATGGTAATAGAATGTTCCGATGAGCTTTGGGTAATAAGGATGACATTTATTTTTTCATGACTTAAACACTGAAATAATTTAGCTGAGATACCCGGAACACCTACCATCCCGCTTCCTTCCAAAGTAAGAAGAGCGATATGATTCATATTGGAAATACCAACTGCTATTTGTTCTTGCTCCTTATCAGAAGATTTTGAATGTTGTGTAACCAAAGTTCCGGGTGCCTCTGCATCAAAAGTGTTTTTGATCCTAAGATCAATATTTTTTACCATAACCGGCTGAATCGTTGGTGGATAAAGTACTTTTGCTCCAAAATGGGAAAGTTCCATGGCTTCCTGGTAAGATATTTCAGGAATGACTTTAGCTTGGGAAACGAGTCGCGGGTCAGCGGTCATCATTCCACTTACATCGGTCCAGATCTGAAGTTCCCCGGCATCAATTGCGGAAGCAATAATGGAAGCAGAATAATCTGATCCACCTCTTCCTAATGTTGTTCTGTTTCCATTTTCATCACTCGCAATAAATCCGGGAGCTACAAAGATCTGATTGTGGTTATGTTTAAAATAATGTTTCAGGTTTTTTTCGGTAACATCAAAATCCACTTTTGCATGAGTATAGTTGTTATTGGTTCTGATATGATCAGGTGAACTCAGCCATACAGCATCAAATCCTGCAGATTCTAATCTTGCAGCTATGATATTTGATGACAGAAACTCGCCATAAGATGTTATTTTATCTTTAATTCTTGCCGTAAATTCACCCAAAATGAAAATACCATTACATAGATCTTCAATATCATTGAAATGCTTTTTTACAAAACTTAACCAAGAACTTTGCGCTGAAATAGGGAAGATTTCTTTTACGATTGCTAAATGTTTTTCTTCAAGATTTTTAAGATATTGCAGATAGTTTTCATCAGCAATAGATGCAAGTTCTGCTGCTTTAATCAATAGGTCTGTAACTCCGTGTAAGGCTGAAACGACAACAATAATTTTATGGTCAGAAGATTCTTTTTTTATAATATTTTCGACTTGTAGAATGGCCTGTGCATCAGCTACAGAAGTTCCACCAAATTTTAAGACTTTCATCATTTATTTTTTAAGGTTATGAAAAATTGAGAAGGATACCCTTTAAAAAAAAGAGTACAGGTACCTGAAATAATATGTGAAAATCTACCCCGCTATGGGGTTGTAGTTGTAGAAGTAATTGTAATAATAAAGGATGCAGTCGGAATAGAAAATTCCGAGTAAGTAGTTACAGATATGTTTTGTACTAATTGCATCTTTGAAGAGACAAATGTAGAAGTTATTTTGGGAAATAAAAATATTTCAGAGACTTAAATGAAAAATATTTCAAAACAACATGAAAATAAACGGCTTGTATCTTGTTGGTAATCACGGTTTCATTTGATTTCAAAATTTATTTATTTCTCTTGAGAATTGAAAGAAAATAGTAAACATTATTTTCAAAATAATTACTCAAAAGTTTACAAATATTCAGTATTTGCTTTTTTGGAGATGATTGAAGTTAATGTATAATTAACAAATTTCTTGTTATTTTTTACAATAACAATAATAATAGACTTTTTCATTATTTATGAACATTGTCAAATATCCCATTTGCAAATGTTTTTTTATTTTTTATTTGATTTGTAGTGTATGGTTTTTATTAAAGGATACTTAATCTATTACATTAATTTGTTAAGTATAACTTAATATTAAAATTTACATATATTAAAATTTTTAACTTTTTTTACATGAAAATTTAGCATTTGTAAAAATGAAAGCACGATTAAAGAAATTACATCTCTTATTTTTCATTGTTTCACTGACTGGAGCCAAGCTTAAAAAAGATATGTTGCAGAAATTATCTCAGGTAAGAACTAATCTTTTCCCCGAGCTTACGTAAAAATAAAAAGTTCATGTGAAAATATAATTATGGACATTAATTATTGTTCCCCAAATCCATGTTGTATTTTTTGATTTTTATAATTTAGCGCTTTAAACTCAGGATAAATGATCGAGTTCAAATACAAAACTATTTCGACAAGAATTGGAATAGTTTTTTTTGTATCTAATATTGATCGTTGATAACTCTTATTTTTCTTTTTTCCAATGATCTGAAGAGAAATACAAAAACCATGGAAATCTTCACACTTACTTAATTATTCTATACAGATATTAAGTCTCACTTTGTTTTTTTATTTTTAATTCTCACTTTCGAGTGAAACAAATATTGAATGATATTCTAAACCTTAAAACAATTAAATCATTTTATTATGAAAAATATTAAAAAACTCTCAAGAGAAGAACAAAAAAAAGTAAATGGCGGATTTACCCAGTTTCAGATAGATACCTGTGGTGGCGCAGCCCTTGTATGTTTCCGACCAGGGGGATGGGGGTGCTGGCGAACTCCGGGAGGAACCTGTTATGCTCCTATGGTATAATTTTTAACATAAAAAAAACTGTTTAACAAAATATCTTTATCATGAAAAAATTATCAAGAACACAGTTAAAAACAATTAATGGTTCAGGCTGTCCGGGAGGCTGTCCGGCAGGAAATACGTATGGCCCACCAGGATCAGGTGCAGCTCATTCATGTGCGGCATATCAATCATTATCGCAATGTTGTAAGAATGAAGCATTTCTCAGTCCAGCGTGTGTTGGACCGGTAATATCTTAGGATATAATAAAGGCTGTTCATTTGAACAGCCTTTATTGTGCTCTTTTCACATCTGTAATAATTATCTTAATTTTCATTGTAATCTAATATATTTATTTATATTTATAATTCAAACAAAATTGAATTATATGAAAAATTTAAAGAAATTAAACAGAGGAAATTTAAAATCAATTAATGGAGGAGCTGTTTGTATAGGAAATTGTCCTCCGGGACCTTACGGTCCGGGTTTTCCATCATCTTGTGAAGCTTTTCATGCATTGCCGCAATGTTGCAAATCTAAGGTATTGGTAAGCTCAGAATGTTTTGATCAGACCGTTAATTAGACAGAATTTCTAAAGCTTATTTTTTTAATTTAATCTTTTATTCATGTTTCAAATTAAAACTAATATGAAAAATTTAAAAAAATTATACAGAGAAAATTTAAAATCGATCAACGGAGGAACGGCATGTAATGAGAATTGTCCTGTAGGACCTTACGGACCGGGTTTTCCAAGATCCTGTGCTGACTTTAATGCATTGCCAAAATGCTGTGAGACCTATGTAAAGGTAAGTATGGATTGCTTTCCTCAATAAAGAAATCAAAGCACTGTTGAGACGGTGCTTTTTTGTCATTTCTTGTTCAAAAATAAAAATATTGGACCTCATCAGAAACTAAATAAATATAAATACTATGAAAAATTCTAAAAAGCTAAGCAGAGAAAATTTGAAATCATTCAATGGAGGTGGAACTTGTAACTATGTTTGTCCTCCAGGGCCATATGGACCAGGTTATCCAAGATCATGTGCTGATTATGATGCCTTACCTGCATGTTGTAAGCCTAAAGTTTTATTGAGTTTCGAATGTGCTCCTGATTAATTTTTATGCTAAACTATAGAACAAATTTAATACGATGAAAAAACTATCAAGATCAAAATTGAAAAATATCAAAGGAGCAATGAACTGTGTTGGATGTCCGGTGAATAATAATTATGGTAACGGTCCAGAGTATTCTAATACTTGTGAGCAGTATCATGCTTTATCGGAGAATTGCAAAAATTGTGTTGATGTAGCTTTCGACTGTTAGTTTAAAATAAACTTAATTTATTATGAAAAAACTATCCAGATTAAAACTGAAAAACATTAAAGGTGCCTCGAACTGTTCTGGCTGCCCTGTAAATAATACGTATGGGCCAGGGCCGGAGTATACTAATTCCTGTGACGATTATTTTAATCTATCAGGAAATTGCAGAGCGTGTGTAGACGTGGCAGCCTATTGTTTCGAATAACAATACATAAAAAAAGCACTGTGAAAACAGTGCTTTGAATTTATTTTATACTTTTTGAAAGATCCAGCATCGCTTCGATTGGCTTTAAAGCTCTCAAACGAAGTTCTTCATCGATAAGGATTTCCGGAAGTTCATATTTCATACACAAATACAATTTTTCCATTGTATTACGTTTCATGTAGAAACACTCAGAACAGTTACAGCTTTCATCAAAAACCAAAGCTGGAATCAATTCTTTATGTGGAGCACGTTTTCTCATTTCATGAAGAATACCTTCTTCAGTTGCAATAATGAATTTCTGACACTCGTCTTTTTCTACATAGTTTAACAATGCAGAAGTTGAACCTATAAAATGAGCAAGCTTTAAAACAGCTTCTTCACTCTCAGGGTGTGCAATCAGTTTTGCATCCGGATTGTCTGCCAATTGCTGAGCAATTCTTTCCATTGAGAAAGCTTCATGAACGATGCAACTTCCATCCCAAAGGATCATATCACGACCTGTTTTTTTAGAAAGGTATCTTCCCAAGTTTTTATCAGGTGCAAAAATGATAGGTCTGTCTTTCGGTAAAGCTTCAATTACCGTTTCAGCATTGGAACTTGTTACAATAATATCACTTTCAGCTTTAGTTTCAGCATTACAGTTGATGTATGTTGCAATTAAAGCATTTGGATGCTGCTCACGCATTTTTCTCAATCCTTCACCGCTACAGCCATCAGCTAAAGAACATCCTGCCATTGTATCTGGAAGAACTACTTTTTTGGTAGGGTTTAAGATTTTTGCCGCTTCTGCCATAAAGTGAACACCACAGAAAACGATCATATCAGCGTTCGTATCTTTTGCCTGTCTTGCCAACTGTAAAGAATCTCCAAGAAAATCAGCAATATCCTGAATTTCTCCAGGTTGGTAATAATGCGCTAAAATAACCGCATTTTTTTCTTCTTTAAGTTTAAGAATAGCTTTCACTAATTCTTCTCCTTGAGGAATCGCTATATCTTTTATATCTAAAAATCCCCTAACAGGAATAGCAGATTTAGCTCTTTCTAATGTTTCGGTACTCATATCAACCTCAATGTTTTTGTTTTTAAAAGTAGAAATTTTTAACTGCTTTTTAATGACTACTGATAAAATTTTTTATTAAACTTTCTATTTCTATTTTTGCTTCACCCAAATCCGTATTGATCACGATTTTATCAAATTCGCTGGCATAGGTCATTTCTTCTTCTGCCTTTTCTACACGGGTTTTAATGGTTTCTGCATCATCTGTATTTCTTGAAATCAATCTTCGTTCCAATTCTTCAATAGAAGGGGGTTCAATGAAGATAGAGAAGGCTTTTTTACCAAAATATTTTTTTAAAGAAATTCCTCCCTTCACATCAACATCAAAAATAACTACTTTGCCTTGATTCCAGATTTTCTCTACCTCAGATTTTAAAGTACCGTAATATTTATCGGTATATACTTCTTCATATTCTACAAAAGCACCCTCAGTGATCTTTTGTCTGAATTCATCCGGAGTTAAAAAATGATAATCCACAGCATGTACTTCAGTTCCCCTCGGCTGTCTCGTAGTACAGGAGATCGAGAATTTAAGTTCCGGAAATATATCTAAAGAATGTTTTACTAATGTTGTTTTTCCGCTCCCGGATGGCGCTGAAAATATGATAACTTTTTCCATGGTTGATGGGTTTCAAGTTTCGGATTCCGGATTTTGGGTTTTATCTTCTGATTGAAATTCAGATATTACCCTGCATCTCGGATCACGTAACTATCTATAATACATTTAACGTTTGTTCTTTAATTTTTTCCAGGTCATCCTTCATCATTACTACTAATTTCTGAATTTCAGCATGATTGGCTTTTGAACCTAATGTATTGATTTCTCTTCCGATCTCCTGAGAAATAAAACCTAATTTCTTTCCATTAAAATCTTCATTATCCATTACTTCTTTATAGTATTTCAAATGCTGGGAAAGTCTGACTTTCTCTTCAGAAATATCTAATTTTTCCGTAAAATATGCCATTTCCTGATAGAAACGGGTTTCATCTACATTTTCAAATTCTTTTAAAGATTTTTGATAACGCTCTTTTACACTATTAATTCTTACCTCTTCATAAGGAATAACTTCAGATAAATATTTATCGATATTCTGAATATTTTTCTCCAGTTCCAAATGCAGGGTCTTGCCTTCAGTTTTTCTGAATTCTTCGAATCTATCAACAGAATTGTTTACGATTCTTGCCAGGTTTTCCCATTCTCCATCTGTAAGTTCATCAGGTCTTGATGTAATAGCATCAGGAAGCCTTACTGCCATTTTTAGATATTCAAAGTCAGGTCCGTCAGAGGCTATATTACGGAGTTCACTCATGTATGAATCGATGAGGTTTCTATTGATTTTTACATCATTGCTTTCCTCAAGATTCTCCACTGAAATGTAGCAATCCACTTTTCCACGAATAATTCTGTCGTTAAGAATTTTTCTGATTTCGAATTCTTTTTCTTTATAGCGTAACGGTATTTTAATATTTAAATCAAAGCTCTTGCTGTTCAGTGATTTAATATCTACGCATATTTTTTTACCTTCAAAAACATCTTCAGCTCTACCGAAGCCAGTCATTGATAAAATCATAGTTTTTTATTGTCTTACAAAGATAAACATTTAAATTAGCACTGTGAAAAACATATTCACTGATCAAGATTTAGATTTCATATGACCATTAAAAAAGATAATTAGCCTACCGATGAAAAATTTGATTTCTATAGTAGGACCCACAGGAATTGGAAAAACAAGATTGGCAATTGATCTGGCCAAACATTTCAATACGGAAATTGTTTCCTGTGATTCGCGTCAGTTTTTTAAAGAAATGAAAATAGGCACTGCTTCACCGTCTGTAGAAGAACTGGCTGAAGCACCCCACCACTTTATTGGAAATCTTTCTGTTAAAGAATATTATTCTATTGGGCAGTATGAGGAAGATGTTTTACAAAAACTTAACGAACTTTTTAAAAAATATGATACCGTTATCCTTGTGGGTGGAAGTATGATGTATGAAAAAGCAGTCATTGAAGGATTGAACGATCTCCCTGAGGCTAATATTGAAAATCAAAAGAAACTACAAGAGATTCTGGATTCAGAAGGAGTTGAGAAATTACAGGATATCTTGAAAGAACTAG is part of the Chryseobacterium paludis genome and encodes:
- the thrC gene encoding threonine synthase, with protein sequence MNYYNLKDKEEQVNFKTASTKGQGKNKGLFFPETIPRFDEDFIRDLNRFSDEEIAFRCMKDFVDEEIPEMELRKMISETISFEIPLKKINDKISVLELFHGPTLAFKDIGARFMSLCLSYFLKDDDKKVTVLVATSGDTGGAVAGGFYKVPGIDVIILYPKGRVSIVQEKQLTALGENITALEVDGSFDDCQNLVKQAFSDEEINSRIFLTSANSINIARWLPQQIYYLLALKKWQKAEKGDPVICVPSGNFGNICAGILAHFRGMKVDHFIAACNANDVVPYYLKTKILEPKETVATLSNAMDVGNPSNFVRILELFQDQFENLKNSISGYSVNDEDTLETIRKVYEQYTYILEPHGAVAYSALENYLEEHPDKKGFILETAHPVKFPDSVEKAIGEKIKIPASLKELMNKDKKTVEINSDFEELKRFLLNKN
- a CDS encoding homoserine kinase, which codes for MKSIKIKIPATIANLVCGFDILGMAINEPYDEMELRITQIPDIIIRHTDHFGLPEEASKNVAGVVLKKILEHLNLKNGFEVIIHKNIKPGSGLGSSAASAAGAAFAANVLLGNILSRDEVIHFAMFGEELASGVRHADNIAPCIYGGIALVKSSNPIDIIPLNTPDLFVAAVHPQVEVKTSDARQILKKNIMMKDAVTQWGNIAGLIAGIEKNDLSLIGRSLNDVIVEPVRSILIPEFDTIKRKSLELGALGGGISGSGPSIFMLTEKKETAEEIVRMMKSVYDKIEVESFGYVSDINPTGITIIEHNH
- the thrA gene encoding bifunctional aspartate kinase/homoserine dehydrogenase I codes for the protein MKVLKFGGTSVADAQAILQVENIIKKESSDHKIIVVVSALHGVTDLLIKAAELASIADENYLQYLKNLEEKHLAIVKEIFPISAQSSWLSFVKKHFNDIEDLCNGIFILGEFTARIKDKITSYGEFLSSNIIAARLESAGFDAVWLSSPDHIRTNNNYTHAKVDFDVTEKNLKHYFKHNHNQIFVAPGFIASDENGNRTTLGRGGSDYSASIIASAIDAGELQIWTDVSGMMTADPRLVSQAKVIPEISYQEAMELSHFGAKVLYPPTIQPVMVKNIDLRIKNTFDAEAPGTLVTQHSKSSDKEQEQIAVGISNMNHIALLTLEGSGMVGVPGISAKLFQCLSHEKINVILITQSSSEHSITIAINKQEVFHAENAINSAFEDDFKLKRIEPVKIEDRLSIVALVGENMKSRSGVSAKMFSCLGNNGINIRAIAQGSSEKNISIVISEIDTKKAVNILHEEFFESEIKQVHLYICGTGNVGTKLIQQVYAQNKYLIENLSINLRIAGLSNSRKMVFSDHGIPETDYLHFLENGEAASAHQFSQEIRTRNLRNSVFVDLTANPEIPEIYEDLLKKSINIVACNKIAAASDFENYKKLKNLAKNHNCNFFFETNVGAGLPIIGTINDLVRSGDIITSILAVLSGTLNFVFNHYDGTQPFSEVVAQAQKEGFTEPDPRLDLAGTDVARKILILAREAGFPLQFDEIENVSFLPEECMNGDVDYFYKMLVKYEDHFKNLFDQAKKEGKILKYVAEFNNGKAKVGLQHISPNSDLYHLYGKDNIVIFKTLRYSEQPLVVKGAGAGAEVTASGVFADIVRSV
- a CDS encoding bacteriocin-like protein, translating into MKNIKKLSREEQKKVNGGFTQFQIDTCGGAALVCFRPGGWGCWRTPGGTCYAPMV
- a CDS encoding bacteriocin-like protein, which produces MKKLSRTQLKTINGSGCPGGCPAGNTYGPPGSGAAHSCAAYQSLSQCCKNEAFLSPACVGPVIS
- a CDS encoding bacteriocin-like protein, producing MKNLKKLNRGNLKSINGGAVCIGNCPPGPYGPGFPSSCEAFHALPQCCKSKVLVSSECFDQTVN
- a CDS encoding bacteriocin-like protein encodes the protein MKNLKKLYRENLKSINGGTACNENCPVGPYGPGFPRSCADFNALPKCCETYVKVSMDCFPQ
- a CDS encoding bacteriocin-like protein, with protein sequence MKNSKKLSRENLKSFNGGGTCNYVCPPGPYGPGYPRSCADYDALPACCKPKVLLSFECAPD
- the nadA gene encoding quinolinate synthase NadA, encoding MSTETLERAKSAIPVRGFLDIKDIAIPQGEELVKAILKLKEEKNAVILAHYYQPGEIQDIADFLGDSLQLARQAKDTNADMIVFCGVHFMAEAAKILNPTKKVVLPDTMAGCSLADGCSGEGLRKMREQHPNALIATYINCNAETKAESDIIVTSSNAETVIEALPKDRPIIFAPDKNLGRYLSKKTGRDMILWDGSCIVHEAFSMERIAQQLADNPDAKLIAHPESEEAVLKLAHFIGSTSALLNYVEKDECQKFIIATEEGILHEMRKRAPHKELIPALVFDESCNCSECFYMKRNTMEKLYLCMKYELPEILIDEELRLRALKPIEAMLDLSKSIK
- the gmk gene encoding guanylate kinase, giving the protein MEKVIIFSAPSGSGKTTLVKHSLDIFPELKFSISCTTRQPRGTEVHAVDYHFLTPDEFRQKITEGAFVEYEEVYTDKYYGTLKSEVEKIWNQGKVVIFDVDVKGGISLKKYFGKKAFSIFIEPPSIEELERRLISRNTDDAETIKTRVEKAEEEMTYASEFDKIVINTDLGEAKIEIESLIKNFISSH
- a CDS encoding YicC family protein; this translates as MILSMTGFGRAEDVFEGKKICVDIKSLNSKSFDLNIKIPLRYKEKEFEIRKILNDRIIRGKVDCYISVENLEESNDVKINRNLIDSYMSELRNIASDGPDFEYLKMAVRLPDAITSRPDELTDGEWENLARIVNNSVDRFEEFRKTEGKTLHLELEKNIQNIDKYLSEVIPYEEVRINSVKERYQKSLKEFENVDETRFYQEMAYFTEKLDISEEKVRLSQHLKYYKEVMDNEDFNGKKLGFISQEIGREINTLGSKANHAEIQKLVVMMKDDLEKIKEQTLNVL